The window GGCGTGCATTCTCCTGGCTCCAGCTCCGGGTGCCGCTCTTCGGGACCCTGTTTCGCAAAGCCTACGTCGCCCGCTTCGCTCACACGCTCGGTTCGCTGGTCAAGGGCGGCGTGCCGGCCCTGCGCGCCCTCAGGATCACGAGCGAGACGATTCCGAACACCGAGGTGAAGGACGTCATCGCCTCGATCCAGGAGAGCGTCGAGCGCGGCGGCACCTTCTCGGCGCCGATGCAGAGGCACAAGCACCTGTTTCCCACGATGGTCACCCTGATGATCAGCGTCGGCGAATCGACCGGCAAGATCGACCACATGCTCGACAAGGTCGGCGAATACTACGACCAGGAGGTCTCGGAGGCCATTTCCGCCATCCTGACCGCCATCGAGCCGATCCTGACGGTCGTCATGGGCACGATCGTTCTCACGATCGCCGCTTCCATGTTCCTTCCCCTCTTCAACATCTCCAAAGTCCTGCGCTGATCATCGCCGGCCAGGGCAGGGCGGGTTTCAAACCCGCCCCTGCGGGCGCATGAGCGGCACCCACAGGGACCACCGCATCCGCAGATGACGCAGATTTTTTCATGAACATCATCTGCGGATTCGGTTTTCCTTTGGCCGTGAAATGAGGCGTTAACAAATCTCGGCACCCTGTCGATAATGCCCGCGATCGCGGAGATTATCTTCCGGGCATTGCCGTGATCTCTTTCGCCCGGAACAGATTCCACCTCCGGCGGGTGCCGGCGAACAGGACAGTGTCGAGATCATGAGCAGCCAACCAATCGTCTTCGACGGCTTGAAGAAGGTCATCGGCCTCGACATCGGCTCGACCTCGATCAAGGCGGTCCTGCTGGAACTCCAGTCCGGCGCGCCCATCTGCCGCGGCATGTACTGCTTCGACGTGCCGCGCGACATCGGGCTGACGAAGCCGGTCCTGCTCGAAGGTCTGCGCAACGTGGCGGCCGCCTTCGGCCACGAGACGAAGTCCGTCGCCCTGCTCACCGCCGACCGCGACGTCCAGCTGAAGTTCGTCGAAAAACCTCCCATGACCCGGCAACAGCTCGACCAGGTCATGGAGCTCGAGATGAAGCCGCCGCCCAGCCTCGAAGGCCCGACGGTCGAACTCGCGCACACCTACACCATTCTCGGACAATCCGCCCTCGAAGAACGGGCCACGGTGCATTTGCTCGTGGCCTCCTTCCCGGTATCCTGGCTCCGCGAAAAAGAGGAGCAGATCAGGGAAGCCGGCCTTTCGCTCGAGGGCGTCTATCCGTATCCCGTGGCCCTGCGCGAGTGCTTCTGGATCAACTACGGCGAGAGTTTCGAGGAAAAAGTGTCGCCCTATCTCATCGCCCTGTTGAACCTCGGAGCTACGTCCAACCAGGTCGCCGTCTGCGATCTGCAGACTCTCCGCCTCGCTCGTACGTTCCCCTTCGCGGGGGATGAGCTGACTCAATCCCTGACCAAAACCTACAAATCGGGTGGCCAGGAGATCGTTCTCGACCGGAACGCGGCCGAACAGTACAAGGTGACCATCGGCATTCTCTCACCCGAGGAACAGCGGGCCTACGAGAGCGATGCCGTCGAGATACAGGTTTCCGAGGGTATCAGGCGCGGGATGGAACGCATGATGCAGAAGGTGCGCCTGTCCCTCGACTACTTCAAGGGCCAGATGAAGAGCCAGGTCAGCCAGGCCTTCGTCTTCGGCGGCGCTGCCAATTTGCGCAGTCTCGAAGGCAACCTGCAGGAGAATCTGACGGTCAGCCTCATCCAGCCCCTCTTCCCGTTCAAATCCGTGCCGTTCCTGCCGAAAGACGGCCAGACGCCCGACCCGCGCCTCGCGCCCGTAATCGTCCCGGCCGTCGGAGCCGCCCTGTGCGGCATGCGTGGCAACGCGGCCGTCCTCAATCTGATGGAAGGCATGCAGGCCGAGCGGCGGAAGCGGATCCAGCGCATGATCGCGACCGTGCTCGTGCCCGCCCTGTGCGGCCTGGCCGCCCTGCTCGCGCCCGCGCTGTATGCCTGGCAGGTGTATCTGCCCCACCGGGCGCGGGTCATGCGGGCCGTCGAGGAAAACGTCCGCATGACGAACGAGTTCGCGCAGGTCGCCTCGTTCAAGGCCCAGTATGACCAGCTCGTGAAGCAAAAACGGGACCTGACGATCCGCACGACGTTCATCCAGAGCATTCTCCGCAAGCGCATCTTCTGGTCGAGAATCTTTACCGAGCTGGGAACCTGCATGCCGCCCGAAGTCTGGTTGACCGAGATCCTGAGCGACGATTACGTCGCCGCTCAGAGCACGGCCCTCGACCAGTCGATGGGGGGCGGGATGCCGGGTGAAACCGGCGGTGGCCAGAAGCCCGCCGCCAGGAAAGGGCCGCGAAGCCTGAGCATGAAGGGCCGGAGCTTCGGCTTCGGCGCGTTTTCCACGTTCATCAAGAACCTCGAAGGCTCGGCGGCGTTCCAAAACGTTGTCTGGCAGAGGAGCGAACGGGCCCAGGCGGGAACGGAGATCGTCGAGTTCTCCGTCTCGTGCGAACTGCGGCCGCCTGCCGCCGGGGGAGGAAAGCAGCCGTGAACCAGCAGGTCATCATCGCCATCCTGGTGATCAGCCTCGCGCTGGTCGGCTACGATTGGCAGTACAACCACCCGCAGCGCCAGATGGGCGTGACGGCCCAGGAACAGACGAACGAGAAGCTCCGCCAGGACCTGAACACGGCCCTCGACGCCAAGGCGAAGATCGCCACCCTCCAGGCCGATATCAAAAAAACGCAGGCGCTCTCGGTCGAACTGTCGAAACAGTTGCCCAAGCGGAGCGAGGCGGGCGCCCTCCTCGAGCAGATCACCACCACTTCGACCACGAAACGGATGCGGATCGACTCGGTCACCCCTGCAGCCCTGGCCGCCAAGACCGTCGGCATCAGGCTGGCGGCGAACGATCCGGTGGCCCAGGTCAAATACGAGGAGATGGAACTGTCTCTCGAAATGCACACCTTCTATCGCGATCTCGGAGCCTACCTGGAGCGCCTGGAACAGATCCCGCGCCTCGTCGACGTGGACGGGATCCAGGTGCTTGCGCCGACGAAACCCGGCCCCCTGGAGATCAAGATGCGCGTGAAAACCTACATCTACGGCGGGTGATGCGATGAATCCGAACCTGCGACTGACGGCCGCCCTCGGCATGACCCTGCTGTTGGGGAGCTCGGCCTATTCCCAGATGGGTGGTGGCGCCCCGGCCCCGGTGCCGCCGGGCGTGGAGTCGCCCGGCCCGGATACGTCCGGCATCCGGGAAGTCCCGCCCGGATTCGAAGTGCCGCCCGCCGAAGGTGCCGACGCGGAAGGTGCGGAAAAAAAGAGCAAGTGGAATATAACCGAGTCTATGGAAGAATGGGAAAAGATCGAGGGGGGAGGCCCGGAGGGCGTCTGGAACCAGGCGCGCGACATCTTCCGGCCGGGAAAGGGCGCGATCCCCGCACCCGCGATCGCCCCGTCGCAAACCCAGGCGCAGACGCCGGACGCGGTCGACCTGACCGGAGAGTCGGTCCGGCTGCCGGTCCTGCACGGCGTCATGACCGGGTCGGATGACGACCGGGTCGCGATTCTCGGCCAGAACATGGTTCGCGAGGGAGACTTCTGCGACGGGTTCACCGTTCGGTCCATCAAGCCCAGGAGAGTGACCTTGTCGCGAGACGGGAAGGAGTATGTCCTGTATGTCAAAGAATAACCGTTTCCTGCCCTTGATTCTGGCCGTGGCCCTCGGAGGTGCCGGTTCGGCCGGCCTTTCGGCCGCCGTGCAGCCGGAGGCCGAGATGCAGGACAGAACTCTTTTCCGTCTGATCACCGATCGCCTGTCCGTTTTGTATCTGATGTCCGGCAGGGCGGACGACGCCGTCAAGCTCCAGAAGGAAACCATGAGCACGGCCGGCAAGCCCGTTCCCGTCGCTCTCGTGCGGAGCCGGGGCGAGGAGCTCGTCACCCTGCTCGACGAGGATTTCAAGGAGGAGGAGGCCGCGAAGTTCCGGGCGAAACTCCGGGAGGCCGGCATCGAGATCGGCTCGCCGTCTCCCTCCGCCCCGATCGCGGCCGTGAAACCCGTCGCCAAGGCTTCTCCGCCGGCCGTCGAACCGAGACCCGACATTGTCCGGAAGTCGGCGCCCAGGGCGGTTGTGGAGCCTGAACCCGAACGCCCTCCCGTCGCCGTTCCCGAACCGGAACCGGCGCTCCAGGCACGTCCCGCCCGCACGGCGGCCGCGCCGGCGATCCCGTTGCCGAAACCCGCTCCGGCCGGCGAAACGGTCGTGGAAGAAGAGACGGTTGTCGTGAAACGGAGCGCCACTTCCGGCGATGAAGCCGGCATGGCCGTGGTGAAGGTGCGGCGTCAGCCCGGCTCACGGCCGGCGGCGGCCCCCGCGGCCGTTCCGACCCCGAAGGCGGCTTCCCCGGCCCCGGTTTCCCTGCCCGCGCCTGCTTCCAGGACCGTCATCGAGCCTGTTTCCGCTCCGGCTCCTGCTCCCGCGCCGGTTGCCCGGGTCGTCGCTCCGGATGCTCCGAAGCCGGTCGTGAGCGCTCCCGCCCGTTCCGCGTCCTCCGCGCATGCCAGAAAGGTGATCGAGGAGGAGACGGTGACGGTCGAGGAGGAAGCCGTGCCGCCGGCCGAGCCGAAGCGCGCCGTGGTGAAGGTGCGCCGCGTGCAGACGCCGATCGCGCCGCCCCCGGCCGCCCCCGCCCCCGCCGTCGCGACCGCGCCGGCGAAGATCGCGAAGAAGACGTATCTGACGGTTCCCAAATCGATGATCGTGCCGGTGAAGAAGGCCCCCGTGGCCCAGTCGCAGCCTCTTTTCCCGAAGAAGGCCCAGCCCGGCCCGGTGGTGGTGCCCGAGCCCGACCAGCCGGTCAAGTCGGTCAGCCTCGCGCCGAAGCGTGACAACGCCCTGCGTGACCTGTCGAGCATCCGGGTGTCGCTCGAGTTCCGCGACGTTCAGCTCGCCGACCTGGTGCGGCTGCTGGCCAACAAGGCCAACCTGAACATGGTGTCGAAGAACCCGATCTCCGGCCAGACGACGGTCAACTTCCAGGATATCCCGATCGGCACCGCGCTCGACACGGTGCTCAAGACCAACGGCTACTCGTACGAGGTGCGCGACGGCGTCGTCTGGGTCTACCGTGTGGGCGAGGAGCCCCTCGAGACCCGCGTCTTCTTCCTGCGCCACGCCATGGCCTACGAGATCCTGCCGCTCGTCGAGAACACCCTGCAGCAGCTCGACAGCCAGCCCGACGAGATGTCGGCACTCTTGGCGGCCTCGCGCCCCGCAGCGGCCTCGACGATGGCCGCGCCCGCCGCCGCTCCCGCCCCCGCCGGGGG is drawn from Candidatus Ozemobacteraceae bacterium and contains these coding sequences:
- a CDS encoding secretin N-terminal domain-containing protein is translated as MSKNNRFLPLILAVALGGAGSAGLSAAVQPEAEMQDRTLFRLITDRLSVLYLMSGRADDAVKLQKETMSTAGKPVPVALVRSRGEELVTLLDEDFKEEEAAKFRAKLREAGIEIGSPSPSAPIAAVKPVAKASPPAVEPRPDIVRKSAPRAVVEPEPERPPVAVPEPEPALQARPARTAAAPAIPLPKPAPAGETVVEEETVVVKRSATSGDEAGMAVVKVRRQPGSRPAAAPAAVPTPKAASPAPVSLPAPASRTVIEPVSAPAPAPAPVARVVAPDAPKPVVSAPARSASSAHARKVIEEETVTVEEEAVPPAEPKRAVVKVRRVQTPIAPPPAAPAPAVATAPAKIAKKTYLTVPKSMIVPVKKAPVAQSQPLFPKKAQPGPVVVPEPDQPVKSVSLAPKRDNALRDLSSIRVSLEFRDVQLADLVRLLANKANLNMVSKNPISGQTTVNFQDIPIGTALDTVLKTNGYSYEVRDGVVWVYRVGEEPLETRVFFLRHAMAYEILPLVENTLQQLDSQPDEMSALLAASRPAAASTMAAPAAAPAPAGGAAPAGAPAAGNAGVAGAAGGAPAPAAAGAPAAGAAGQPAAPGSGSAGAAVTASPRVSSSGRWSIQADERSNSLIVLAPRPKLDEIARLLEVFDVSMENRQMQERIFKLKYIDRNTLVKAIQMVLPRFDPDKQML
- the pilM gene encoding pilus assembly protein PilM; its protein translation is MSSQPIVFDGLKKVIGLDIGSTSIKAVLLELQSGAPICRGMYCFDVPRDIGLTKPVLLEGLRNVAAAFGHETKSVALLTADRDVQLKFVEKPPMTRQQLDQVMELEMKPPPSLEGPTVELAHTYTILGQSALEERATVHLLVASFPVSWLREKEEQIREAGLSLEGVYPYPVALRECFWINYGESFEEKVSPYLIALLNLGATSNQVAVCDLQTLRLARTFPFAGDELTQSLTKTYKSGGQEIVLDRNAAEQYKVTIGILSPEEQRAYESDAVEIQVSEGIRRGMERMMQKVRLSLDYFKGQMKSQVSQAFVFGGAANLRSLEGNLQENLTVSLIQPLFPFKSVPFLPKDGQTPDPRLAPVIVPAVGAALCGMRGNAAVLNLMEGMQAERRKRIQRMIATVLVPALCGLAALLAPALYAWQVYLPHRARVMRAVEENVRMTNEFAQVASFKAQYDQLVKQKRDLTIRTTFIQSILRKRIFWSRIFTELGTCMPPEVWLTEILSDDYVAAQSTALDQSMGGGMPGETGGGQKPAARKGPRSLSMKGRSFGFGAFSTFIKNLEGSAAFQNVVWQRSERAQAGTEIVEFSVSCELRPPAAGGGKQP
- the pilO gene encoding type 4a pilus biogenesis protein PilO; its protein translation is MNQQVIIAILVISLALVGYDWQYNHPQRQMGVTAQEQTNEKLRQDLNTALDAKAKIATLQADIKKTQALSVELSKQLPKRSEAGALLEQITTTSTTKRMRIDSVTPAALAAKTVGIRLAANDPVAQVKYEEMELSLEMHTFYRDLGAYLERLEQIPRLVDVDGIQVLAPTKPGPLEIKMRVKTYIYGG